Proteins from one Polymorphobacter megasporae genomic window:
- the wrbA gene encoding NAD(P)H:quinone oxidoreductase yields MIKVLVLYYSSYGHIEAMAEAVAGGARDAGAHVHIKRVPETIPSDVGAEAHFKLDQWAPVATIEDLPGYDAIIVGAPTRFGRMPAQMAAFLDQAGGLWLSGALHGKVGAAFTSSASQHGGNETTLFSILTNLLHFGMVIVGLPYSHQGQLTLDEVVGGSPYGATTIAGGRGERQPSAIDLAGARHQGELVARYAIKLAV; encoded by the coding sequence ATGATCAAGGTACTCGTCCTGTATTACTCGAGCTATGGCCACATCGAGGCCATGGCGGAGGCCGTCGCGGGCGGCGCGCGCGACGCCGGTGCACACGTTCATATTAAGCGCGTGCCCGAGACCATCCCGTCCGACGTAGGAGCGGAAGCGCACTTCAAGCTCGATCAATGGGCTCCGGTCGCGACGATCGAGGATCTGCCCGGATACGACGCAATCATCGTCGGCGCGCCAACCCGCTTCGGGCGGATGCCGGCGCAGATGGCGGCGTTTCTCGATCAGGCCGGCGGCCTCTGGCTGAGTGGCGCACTGCACGGCAAGGTCGGTGCAGCGTTCACCTCCAGCGCCTCGCAGCACGGTGGCAATGAGACCACGCTGTTCTCGATCCTGACCAACTTGCTGCACTTCGGCATGGTCATCGTCGGCCTGCCCTACAGCCATCAGGGCCAGCTGACGCTCGACGAGGTCGTCGGCGGCTCGCCGTATGGTGCAACGACGATCGCCGGCGGCCGTGGCGAACGCCAGCCGAGCGCGATCGATCTCGCCGGCGCGCGGCACCAAGGCGAACTCGTCGCGCGGTATGCCATCAAGCTCGCAGTGTGA
- a CDS encoding SLAC1 anion channel family protein, whose protein sequence is MIDVAERITAAVPTTCNRATGGGTSRYLEYLPVSLFGAVMGLSGLSVAWQLVAERYLVPHWVPDAIGAVAVAAFVVLSLAYLVKLVTAPDAVRAEFEHPIAGNLFGTAIISLLLLPIVIAPRALLVAQIMWAAGAVAMLGFAWLMIDRWMSERQQVAHATPAWIVPVVGVLDVPLALPGLGLPPLHGLMVACVAIGLFFAVPLFTLILSRLLFEAPLPGALHPMLLILVAPFAVGFSAYYATTGSIDLFAEALFALTLFMLAVLLGRLRNLVGSCPFKVSWWAVSFPLAASATAAIRFDGTNPGLATDLIAAGVLALASIVIAGLALRTLIGLARGELRNLST, encoded by the coding sequence ATGATCGACGTGGCCGAGCGGATCACTGCAGCGGTGCCGACCACTTGCAATCGCGCGACCGGCGGTGGAACGTCCCGCTACCTCGAGTATCTTCCGGTCTCCCTGTTCGGCGCCGTCATGGGTCTGTCGGGACTGAGCGTGGCATGGCAGCTCGTCGCCGAGCGCTACCTCGTGCCGCACTGGGTGCCCGACGCGATCGGCGCCGTGGCGGTCGCGGCGTTCGTCGTGCTGAGCCTCGCGTACCTGGTCAAGCTGGTCACCGCTCCCGACGCCGTGCGCGCCGAGTTCGAACATCCGATCGCGGGCAACCTGTTCGGCACAGCGATCATCAGCCTGCTGCTTCTCCCGATCGTGATCGCGCCGCGCGCGTTGCTGGTTGCGCAGATCATGTGGGCGGCGGGCGCGGTCGCTATGCTCGGTTTTGCCTGGCTGATGATCGACCGTTGGATGAGCGAACGCCAGCAGGTCGCCCACGCCACACCCGCGTGGATCGTGCCGGTCGTCGGCGTGCTCGACGTGCCGCTAGCGTTGCCGGGGCTGGGACTGCCGCCGCTGCACGGGCTGATGGTCGCCTGCGTCGCGATTGGCCTGTTCTTCGCCGTACCGCTGTTCACCCTCATCCTGTCCCGACTGTTGTTCGAAGCCCCCCTGCCCGGCGCGCTTCATCCGATGCTGCTCATCCTCGTCGCCCCGTTTGCGGTCGGCTTCTCGGCTTATTACGCGACGACCGGGAGCATCGACCTGTTCGCCGAGGCACTGTTTGCGCTGACCCTGTTCATGCTCGCCGTCCTGTTGGGGCGCCTGCGGAATCTTGTCGGAAGCTGCCCCTTCAAGGTTTCATGGTGGGCGGTCAGCTTCCCGCTTGCCGCCTCGGCGACTGCGGCAATCCGGTTTGACGGCACCAATCCGGGTCTGGCGACGGACCTCATCGCGGCCGGAGTGCTGGCGCTGGCGTCGATTGTTATCGCCGGCCTCGCGCTCCGGACATTGATCGGCCTCGCGCGAGGCGAGCTCCGAAACCTCAGCACTTAA
- a CDS encoding SDR family oxidoreductase, whose amino-acid sequence MTILTGKIALITGGTSGIGLATAQLLAAEGATVVITGRRQEALEAAVAAVPGAVGYRIDSADLGELTALFARIDETFGRIDVLFVNAGGGSLSPIGAITEADYHDAFDRNVKGVLFTVQMALPLLARGASIILNGSTAAAKATAGFSVYSASKAAVHAFTRNWMIDLKGRGIRINTLVPGPTATPGLRGLAGRDPAMQQALLDQMALGVPMERVGQPGEIAQAVLFLASDAASFVTGSELFVDGGEGHA is encoded by the coding sequence ATGACCATTTTGACAGGGAAGATCGCGCTGATCACAGGCGGAACGTCGGGCATCGGCCTCGCGACCGCGCAGCTATTAGCCGCCGAGGGCGCGACGGTAGTCATCACCGGTCGGCGACAGGAAGCGCTCGAAGCCGCCGTGGCGGCAGTGCCTGGCGCGGTCGGCTACCGGATCGATTCGGCTGACCTCGGCGAGCTCACGGCACTGTTCGCACGGATCGACGAGACCTTCGGTCGCATCGACGTCCTGTTCGTCAATGCCGGCGGCGGTTCGCTGTCGCCGATCGGGGCAATCACCGAAGCCGACTATCACGATGCCTTCGACCGCAACGTCAAAGGTGTCCTGTTCACCGTTCAGATGGCGCTGCCGCTGCTCGCCCGCGGCGCTTCGATAATCCTCAACGGCTCGACCGCGGCCGCCAAGGCCACCGCCGGCTTCAGCGTCTATTCGGCGTCGAAGGCCGCTGTCCATGCCTTCACTCGCAACTGGATGATCGACCTCAAGGGGCGCGGGATCCGGATCAACACGCTCGTACCCGGGCCAACGGCAACGCCGGGCCTTCGCGGCCTCGCTGGGCGCGACCCAGCGATGCAGCAGGCCCTCCTCGACCAGATGGCGCTCGGCGTGCCGATGGAACGCGTCGGGCAGCCAGGTGAAATCGCCCAGGCTGTGCTGTTCCTCGCGTCCGACGCAGCGAGCTTCGTCACCGGCTCCGAGCTGTTCGTCGACGGCGGCGAGGGTCACGCCTGA
- a CDS encoding nuclear transport factor 2 family protein codes for MITAPIRPPAPPFDTVSAALKVRLAEDGWNSRDPAKVALAYTVDSQWRNRAEFVRGREAIEGFLARKWARELDYRLIKELWAFTGDRIAVRFAYECRDDSGTWIRAYGNENWEFDPDGLMRRRIASINEHPIKSEERKFHWPLGRRPDGHAGLSELGL; via the coding sequence ATGATCACCGCACCAATCCGCCCGCCCGCGCCGCCGTTCGACACAGTCTCGGCCGCCCTCAAAGTCCGCCTTGCCGAAGACGGATGGAACAGCCGCGATCCGGCCAAGGTCGCGTTGGCCTATACGGTCGACAGCCAGTGGCGGAATCGGGCCGAGTTCGTACGCGGGCGCGAGGCGATCGAGGGGTTCCTTGCGCGCAAGTGGGCGCGCGAACTCGATTACCGGCTGATCAAGGAGCTGTGGGCGTTCACCGGCGATCGCATCGCGGTACGATTCGCCTACGAGTGTCGCGACGACAGCGGCACTTGGATCCGCGCCTATGGCAACGAGAACTGGGAGTTCGACCCCGACGGGCTGATGCGGCGACGGATCGCCAGCATCAACGAGCATCCGATCAAATCGGAGGAGCGCAAGTTTCACTGGCCGTTGGGCCGTCGCCCCGATGGACACGCCGGCCTGTCCGAATTGGGATTGTGA
- a CDS encoding alpha/beta fold hydrolase, which produces MFTLKTTGSIAAALLCGVMYATAPAIAKDAAARPTIVLVHGAFAGSSSWNPVITDLEADGYRVIAVANPLRSLAGDADYVARIAKSIAGPVVLVGHSYGGEVISEAAAGTANVTGLVFVSGLAPDVGESAASLGARFPTGTLSQAMANPVAQANGDQDLYIDQAKYRAQFAADVPKAAAIQMAATQRPVTAAALAEAASRPAWRTIPSWFIYGSLDRNIPSALHAFMAQRAGAKASIRVEGASHVVMLSHPREVAKLIERAAAE; this is translated from the coding sequence ATTTTTACCTTGAAGACGACAGGCTCGATTGCCGCCGCCCTGCTCTGCGGCGTGATGTACGCGACAGCCCCAGCGATCGCCAAGGACGCGGCGGCCAGGCCGACCATCGTCCTCGTTCACGGCGCATTCGCCGGGTCGTCGAGCTGGAACCCGGTGATCACCGACCTCGAAGCCGACGGCTACCGGGTCATCGCCGTAGCGAACCCGCTGCGCAGCCTCGCAGGTGACGCAGACTACGTCGCGCGGATCGCCAAGTCGATCGCGGGCCCGGTAGTCCTCGTCGGCCATTCCTACGGCGGCGAAGTCATCTCGGAGGCGGCCGCCGGCACCGCCAACGTCACGGGTCTGGTGTTCGTCTCGGGGCTCGCTCCCGACGTCGGCGAGAGTGCTGCCAGTCTCGGCGCGCGGTTCCCCACTGGAACCTTGAGCCAGGCGATGGCCAACCCGGTCGCGCAGGCCAATGGCGATCAGGACCTCTACATCGACCAGGCCAAGTACCGGGCACAGTTCGCCGCCGACGTACCGAAGGCGGCGGCGATTCAAATGGCGGCGACGCAGCGCCCGGTCACCGCCGCTGCCCTCGCAGAGGCGGCAAGCCGACCGGCGTGGCGGACGATCCCTTCCTGGTTCATTTACGGCTCACTCGACCGCAACATCCCGTCCGCTCTTCATGCTTTCATGGCGCAGCGGGCGGGCGCCAAAGCCAGCATCAGGGTCGAGGGCGCGTCGCATGTGGTCATGCTCTCGCACCCGCGCGAGGTGGCGAAGCTGATCGAGCGCGCCGCCGCAGAGTAG